TACATTTCTTACTGCTCCAAATTCAAGTTTAATGTCTTACTCTGCATTCATACTTGTGAAGACGTAAAGAATATTGAATATCTGCAGAATGTTGTGTAAGTTGTAAACACTGAGAGCCCCTCGAAAGTTTAGAATGTCTGAAGTCAGCAAACTTAAACACAACTTGGTTATGTAATGTCTGAAGTCAGCAAACTTAAACACAACTTGGTTATATAATGTCTTGTGGAGCGATTTGCCTCCATCAAACACTGTCTGTCTCGGAACCGTGGGTGTGGCTTTCTTGCTTCTGGGTTTTCATTTTCTGGTCATCCTTCACAAGAGCCTTCAGGATCCGGGATGGCTCCGGGATTTGCGAGTAGCGACCGGTGATCATGCATCCAAAGACCGGTTTGAAAATGGGATGCCTTGCAGCATAGATGATGGGGTTGATGACGCTGTTCAAGTGGAGGATGACTATGAAAAGAGTGACAACGGCATTGTAGGGAGATGAGCTGGCTTTGGCGGCGACAAGGATACCGGTGTAGGGCAGGACGCAGGCGTAGAAGCCGCAGATGACGATGAAAAGGTTTTTGGTGATGTCTATATCAAGACGTCTGGAGCCGGGCGTGGACACCATGGAGTGTGCCACGTGACGCTTGATGTGGAGGAAGAGGAGTATGTAACAGGTGAGGATGGTAACCAAGGAAGTGATGAGTAGGATTGGAACCAACCAGCTGAGTTCGGGAACACTATGCTTGATGATGTAAACATTACAAACTCGCTGGGAAGAAATGATCATCAGAGTGGGGGCAATTAACCAGGAAGCCACAACCATCACTGCCATCTTATATGGTGTGAAGGACCATTGGTAGAACTTTCTGGGCTTCGTGATGAGAATGTAACGATTGACTGCGATGAATGTGACTGTGATGAGACTACATCCCAGGGAGCTTGAATCTATGATAGTCACAGGGAAGCAGGACCACGTGGCTAAGAAGACAATCTGCAATCCCTGGAATGGGTACGTGAGACAGGCCAGCAGGTCGGCCACACTGAGACTGACCACCAGCACGTTCATGGAGGTCTACAGCTTGCGGGAGAACATGACGGCAAGGATGACAAAAATGTTGCCTACTATCCCGACGATTGCCATGGCGAAGAATGCGGTCGCTATGAAGATCCTTTcaacattactgatgctgtctACATGCACTAGATCAGTTTTATTGAGTGGGAAGTCTGTGGTATCAACGTTATACGTTGATGTTGTCATTTCAAGATCCATAGTGACAGAGTTTCTGGCACTGTACTCGTAAATAACGAAGAAACAATGCTTTTCAAAATCAACTCGAGAGTCTCAGTGCACCTTTGTCTTGTAGTATAATGATGTGTAATATTAACCAGGAAGCCACTGTGAAGCCGTCTGGAGGCTATCACGTAATCACTCAGTCTGACTCGCTGATGCGTAGTCAGCTCAGCCAGCCCATCATACTGTGGGAAACTGGGATGCAATGCCTCATTTAACAAGTTTTCAACTGTAATGTGGCCGTCAAGATACCACCAGCATTTAGGAGAAAGTGGACACAAGATGCCATGccaaccactttttttttttttttatgcgtgtgtACG
Above is a window of Diadema setosum chromosome 4, eeDiaSeto1, whole genome shotgun sequence DNA encoding:
- the LOC140227023 gene encoding LOW QUALITY PROTEIN: delta-type opioid receptor-like (The sequence of the model RefSeq protein was modified relative to this genomic sequence to represent the inferred CDS: substituted 1 base at 1 genomic stop codon), which encodes MDLEMTTSTYNVDTTDFPLNKTDLVHVDSISNVERIFIATAFFAMAIVGIVGNIFVILAVMFSRKLXTSMNVLVVSLSVADLLACLTYPFQGLQIVFLATWSCFPVTIIDSSSLGCSLITVTFIAVNRYILITKPRKFYQWSFTPYKMAVMVVASWLIAPTLMIISSQRVCNVYIIKHSVPELSWLVPILLITSLVTILTCYILLFLHIKRHVAHSMVSTPGSRRLDIDITKNLFIVICGFYACVLPYTGILVAAKASSSPYNAVVTLFIVILHLNSVINPIIYAARHPIFKPVFGCMITGRYSQIPEPSRILKALVKDDQKMKTQKQESHTHGSETDSV